From Rhodamnia argentea isolate NSW1041297 chromosome 10, ASM2092103v1, whole genome shotgun sequence, a single genomic window includes:
- the LOC115750567 gene encoding uncharacterized protein LOC115750567: MSARRLSPQVAISWSSLIFKQGLAKRSIHTLPFLYSDTCYSSSRKVPFRHLPKCHFYTSQEAASRAVHELLAEVEKEKQREREARRRAGLDTKDIDAEDEEDYMGVGPLIQKLEKEKLKGDASTDLDFFEEPTDSESDDDDERFSPNNLKKRFEQFEKKFKRHEDLLKNFVESDTLDDAYKWMNRIDRFEDKHFRLRPEYRVIGELMNRLKVAEGKEKFILQQKLNRAMRLVDSKEAYDPNNPANFGVIQLAQVDPSVDLLDQAGFEKQKQVLQGVDDDEDEEFDDMKEKDDMLIEQINEIDKILEEKLAQLDHTFGKKGKVLEEEIKDLAEERNALTKTNIRPLYRKGFDVKVIDLNRTCKVTKGGKGGKVVSYTAMLACGNYHGIVGFAKGKGPKQPVAFEKAYVKCFQNLHYVERHEEHTIAHAVQTTYKKTKVYLWPASTRTGIKAGRTVQTILYLAGFKNVKSKVIGSRNPHNTVKALFKALNAIETPEDVQEKFGRTVVEKYLL; the protein is encoded by the exons ATGAGCGCCCGTAGATTATCCCCGCAAGTAGCAATCTCTTGGTCCAGTCTTATCTTCAAGCAGGGCCTTGCCAAGAGATCAATACACACTTTACCCTTCCTGTACTCCGATACTTGCTATTCCTCTAGCAGAAAAGTCCCTTTCCGTCATCTTCCCAAATGCCATTTCTACACTTCCCAAGAGGCGGCATCGAGAGCTGTTCATGAACTATTGGCGGAGgtggagaaggagaagcagagagagagagaggctaggAGGAGGGCTGGCCTTGATACCAAAGACATCGAtgcagaagatgaagaagactaCATGGGCGTAGGCCCGCTTATCCAAAAGCTCGAGAAGGAGAAGCTGAAGGGCGATGCCTCTACTGATCTCGATTTTTTTGAGGAGCCCACTGACTCAGAATCCGATGACGACGATGAGCGGTTCAGCCCAAACAATCTCAAGAAGAGGTTCGAGCAATTTGAGAAGAAGTTCAAGCGCCATGAGGACTTGCTCAAGAATTTTGTTGAGTCCG ATACACTTGATGATGCATATAAATGGATGAACAGAATCGATAGGTTTGAGGATAAACATTTCAGGCTTCGTCCAGAGTATCGAGTCATTGGAGAATTGATGAACCGTTTGAAAGTAGCAGAAGGGAAGGAAAAGTTTATTCTTCAGCAGAAACTAAATAGGGCTATGAGATTGGTAGATTCGAAGGAGGCTTATGATCCTAATAATCCTGCTAATTTCGGAGTCATTCAACTTGCACAAGTGGATCCCTCAGTTGATCTTTTAGATCAGGCGGGCTTTGAGAAACAGAAGCAAGTTTTACAGGgggttgatgatgatgaggatgaggaaTTTGATGACATGAAAGAGAAGGATGACATGCTGATAGAGCAAATTAATGAAATTGATAAGATACTTGAAGAGAAGTTGGCACAGTTGGATCATacttttggaaagaaaggaaaggtgctagaggaggagatcaaggaCCTCGCAGAGGAAAGAAATGCTTTAACTAAAACGAATATAAGGCCTCTTTACAGGAAA GGATTTGATGTGAAAGTGATAGATCTGAATCGGACTTGTAAAGTTACAAAG GGTGGGAAGGGTGGGAAAGTGGTCAGCTACACTGCTATGTTGGCTTGTGGAAACTACCATGGTATTGTTGGTTTTGCAAAAGGAAAGGGCCCTAAGCAACCTGTTGCTTTTGAAAAG GCATATGTAAAATGCTTCCAGAATCTTCATTATGTGGAAAGACATGAAGAGCATACAATTGCACATGCTGTACAGACAACTTACAAGAAAACCAAG GTATATCTGTGGCCGGCTTCAACCAGAACTGGTATTAAAGCTGGAAGAACTGTTCAAACAATTTTGTATTTAGCTGGTTTCAAGAACGTGAAGTCTAAG GTCATCGGCTCAAGGAATCCTCATAATACTGTTAAAGCTCTTTTCAAAGCTTTGAATGCG ATTGAAACTCCAGAAGACGTTCAAGAGAAGTTCGGCCGGACAGTTGTGGAGAAGTACTTACTATGA
- the LOC115750579 gene encoding choline-phosphate cytidylyltransferase 2 has product MENQAQAEALPPPPDSPDPMPSSKPVRVYADGIYDLFHFGHARALEQAKKSFPNTYLLVGCCNDEITHKFKGKTVMTAEERYESLRHCKWVDEVIPDAPWVVTKEFLDKHNIDFVAHDALPYADASGAGNDVYEFVKAIGKFKETKRTEGISTSDIIMRIVKDYNQYVMRNLDRGYSRKDLGVSYVKEKRLRVNMRLKKLHEKVREQQERIQTVAKTAGMHRNEWVENADRWVAGFLEMFEEGCHKMGTAIKDRIQESLMLSRDSGYLLQNGKDEDDGTGEDDEYFDYYGQEEYDDNDEYYEEKAEEVQRKS; this is encoded by the exons ATGGAGAATCAGGCGCAAGCAGAAGCACTCCCGCCTCCTCCCGACAGCCCCGATCCCATGCCTTCGAGCAAGCCCGTCCGCGTCTACGCCGACGGCATCTACGATCTCTTCCACTTCGGCCACGCCCGCGCTCTCGAGCAAGCCAAGAAATC GTTTCCAAATACTTATCTGCTCGTCGGATGTTGCAACGATGAAATCACCCACAAGTTCAAGGGCAAGACCGTCATGACGGCAGAGGAGCGCTACGAATCGCTTCGTCATTGCAA ATGGGTAGATGAAGTTATTCCTGACGCTCCTTGGGTGGTCACGAAAGAATTTCTTGACAAGCACAACATCGATTTCGTAGCCCATGACGCTCTTCC TTATGCTGATGCCAGTGGAGCTGGAAACGACGTATATGAATTT GTCAAAGCTATTGGGAAATTCAAAGAAACCAAGCGCACTGAagggatttctacttcagacATCATAATGAGGATCGTCAAAGACTACAACCAGTATGTGATGCGGAACTTGGACAGGGGTTATTCAAGAAAAGATCTTGGTGTTAGCTATGTGAAG GAAAAGCGACTGCGGGTGAATATGAGACTAAAGAAGCTACATGAAAAAGTGAGGGAACAACAAGAGAGG ATTCAAACTGTGGCAAAAACTGCTGGCATGCATCGGAATGAGTGGGTTGAAAATGCGGATCGCTGGGTTGCTGGATTTCTCGAAATGTTTGAAGAAGGTTGCCATAAGATG GGCACGGCCATCAAGGATCGGATCCAAGAGAGCTTGATGCTATCGAGAGATTCTGGATACCTGTTGCAGAACGGGAAGGATGAGGACGACGGCACCGGTGAAGATGACGAGTACTTTGATTACTATGGACAGGAAGAGTATGATGATAACGATGAGTATTACGAAGAGAAAGCAGAGGAAGTGCAGAGAAAGAGCTAA
- the LOC115750578 gene encoding zinc transporter 8-like → MIDPSCRRSYRLLLLCALVLLPSLVLGDCTCDAAGGQRNKREALKYKVGAIVAILLAGAAGVCIPLLGKVVPAVSPDKDVFFLVKAFAAGVILSTGLIHVLPDAFDHLTSPCLDQNPWGKFPFAGFVAMLSAIGTLMVDTYATSYYTRSHFSKARPAGDGDEENAAAGEDHDGHLHMHTHATHGHAHGSAYQDQELGSSDLLRHRVVSQVLELGIVVHSVIIGISLGTSGSAKTVKPLMAALTFHQFFEGMGLGGCITQAKFKARATVIMALFFSLTTPAGIAIGIGISDTYDESSPRALIVEGVLNAASAGILVYMALVDLLAADFMSAKVQGDGRLQLLCNCFLLLGAGLMSFLAKWA, encoded by the exons ATGATCGACCCGAGCTGCCGTCGTTCGTACCGGCTCCTGTTGCTATGCGCTCTCGTCCTTCTCCCCTCGCTCGTCCTCGGAGATTGCACGTGCGACGCCGCTGGTGGGCAGCGCAACAAGAGGGAGGCTCTCAAGTACAAAGTGGGCGCGATAGTCGCCATTCTCTTAGCGGGCGCGGCCGGCGTGTGCATCCCGCTGCTGGGGAAGGTCGTCCCGGCCGTAAGCCCCGACAAGGACGTGTTCTTCCTAGTCAAGGCGTTCGCGGCTGGCGTGATCCTCTCGACGGGCCTCATTCACGTCCTCCCCGACGCCTTCGACCACCTGACATCGCCGTGCCTCGACCAGAACCCGTGGGGCAAGTTTCCCTTCGCGGGGTTCGTGGCCATGCTCTCGGCCATCGGGACGCTGATGGTGGACACCTACGCGACCTCCTACTACACGAGGTCCCACTTCAGCAAGGCTCGGCCGGCGGGCGATGGGGATGAGGAGAACGCCGCCGCCGGCGAGGATCACGACGGGCATTTGCACATGCACACCCATGCTACTCACGGGCACGCCCACGGCTCGGCCTATCAGGATCAAGAACTGGGCTCGTCGGACCTTCTTCGCCATAGAGTCGTATCGCAG GTCTTGGAGCTGGGGATCGTGGTGCACTCGGTGATAATAGGGATTTCCCTGGGGACTTCCGGGAGCGCGAAGACGGTGAAGCCATTGATGGCTGCTCTGACTTTCCATCAGTTCTTTGAAGGCATGGGACTCGGCGGATGCATCACTCAG GCCAAGTTCAAGGCACGAGCCACGGTGATAAtggccctcttcttctccctcaccACGCCGGCCGGGATCGCGATCGGCATCGGGATATCCGACACATACGACGAGAGCAGCCCGAGGGCGCTGATCGTCGAGGGCGTCCTGAATGCCGCGTCGGCCGGGATCCTGGTCTACATGGCGCTCGTCGACCTGCTCGCGGCGGACTTCATGAGCGCCAAGGTGCAGGGGGACGGGAGGCTCCAACTGTTGTGCAATTGCTTCCTCCTGTTGGGCGCTGGGCTTATGTCCTTCTTGGCCAAATGGGCATGA
- the LOC115750577 gene encoding anthocyanidin 3-O-glucosyltransferase 2-like produces the protein MTTKYELVFIPSPGHGHLAPTVEMAKLLVDRDDRLSVSVLIMKFPFDSEIDSHFESLAASIAARIRLVLLPLQDPSPRTSPLLFVHHFVESHKADVREAVAELSARSSPRLTGLVFDMFCTSMIDVAVEFGVPSYMFFTSGAAFLGIMLHLQSLQDEQHMDLTRLKGPDAELDFPCFANPLPASKFLPLEVFMEEDRRIFLGHALRFRETKGILVNTFAELEPRALEALASMGAPPVYPIGPILNIKVQSEKGFEILDWVDQQPDASVVFLCFGSRGTFHENQAKEIAHALERTGYRFLWSLRQAPAKGMMKAPCDYPDPAEALPEGFLDRTAGLGRVIGWAPQVAVLAHSAIGGFVSHCGWNSTLESIWFGIPVATWPQYAEQQLNAFQLVVELGLAAEIKMDYRRDHAIGSDCVVTADEIEGGIRKLMEGEEARERRKKVKEVSEKSRKALAEGGSSYLSLAHFIEDVSSQ, from the coding sequence ATGACTACTAAATACGAGCTCGTGTTCATCCCATCGCCCGGCCACGGCCACCTGGCTCCGACGGTGGAGATGGCCAAGCTCCTTGTCGACCGCGACGATCGGCTCTCCGTCTCCGTCCTCATCATGAAGTTCCCCTTCGACTCCGAGATTGATTCCCACTTCGAGTCGCTCGCGGCCTCCATCGCTGCCCGCATCCGCCTCGTCCTCCTCCCTCTGCAAGACCCCTCCCCGAGGACGTCCCCGCTGCTCTTCGTCCATCACTTCGTTGAGAGCCACAAAGCCGACGTCCGAGAAGCCGTGGCCGAGCTCTCCGCCCGCAGCTCGCCGCGGCTCACGGGGCTCGTCTTTGACATGTTCTGCACCTCGATGATCGACGTGGCTGTTGAGTTCGGCGTCCCTTCATACATGTTCTTCACGTCTGGCGCGGCGTTCCTCGGAATCATGCTGCACCTCCAGTCTCTCCAAGATGAGCAACACATGGACCTGACCAGGCTCAAGGGTCCAGACGCCGAGCTTGACTTCCCGTGCTTCGCTAACCCGCTGCCCGCCTCCAAGTTCTTGCCCTTGGAGGTGTTTATGGAAGAAGACCGCCGGATATTCCTGGGACATGCCCTGAGGTTTAGGGAGACCAAGGGAATTTTGGTAAATACATTCGCGGAGCTGGAACCACGCGCGCTGGAGGCCCTGGCGAGCATGGGAGCGCCGCCGGTGTACCCAATCGGCCCCATACTGAACATCAAGGTCCAGAGCGAAAAGGGTTTCGAGATCCTGGACTGGGTCGACCAGCAGCCGGATGCGTCGGTGGTGTTCCTGTGCTTCGGGAGCCGCGGGACCTTCCATGAGAACCAGGCAAAAGAGATTGCCCACGCATTGGAGCGGACCGGGTACCGCTTCCTGTGGTCCCTACGGCAGGCACCGGCGAAGGGCATGATGAAAGCTCCCTGTGACTACCCGGATCCCGCAGAGGCCCTGCCCGAGGGGTTCCTTGATAGGACGGCCGGCCTGGGGAGAGTGATCGGGTGGGCTCCGCAGGTTGCAGTCCTGGCCCACTCAGCCATCGGAGGGTTTGTGTCGCACTGCGGGTGGAACTCCACCCTTGAGAGCATTTGGTTCGGCATACCGGTCGCCACGTGGCCTCAATATGCGGAGCAACAGCTCAACGCATTCCAGCTGGTGGTAGAACTCGGCCTCGCGGCAGAGATCAAGATGGATTATCGGAGAGATCATGCAATAGGGAGTGACTGCGTTGTGACGGCGGACGAAATAGAGGGAGGGATAAGGAAGCTAATGGAGGGCGAGGAGGCCagggagaggaggaagaaggttAAGGAGGTGAGCGAGAAGAGCAGGAAGGCTTTGGCGGAGGGCGGCTCTTCTTACTTGTCTTTGGCTCACTTCATCGAGGATGTCTCGAGTCAATGA